One part of the bacterium genome encodes these proteins:
- a CDS encoding xanthine dehydrogenase family protein subunit M, translating to MKPAAFEYHTPRTVDEAVALLARYGEEGKVLAGGQSLVPLMNMRLARPANIIDINRIDALAYLRRERGVLRLGALTRQRAAERSPIIAQHCPILRDALRLVGHAQIRNRGTVGGSIAHADPAGELTAILLALDGEVTVRGPKRTRVIAAADLFVTYLTTSLDPHELLIEVRFPLPPEGAGWSWMEIARRHGDFALAGVGVVLAVRRGRIAEARIGLTGVGPTPVRAAQAERGLVGQPPSTALWAEAAEAVRGAVEPDGDIHASAEYRKHVAGVLTLRALQEAYERARKVA from the coding sequence GTGAAGCCGGCCGCGTTCGAGTATCACACCCCCCGCACGGTCGACGAAGCGGTGGCGCTCCTCGCCCGATACGGCGAGGAGGGAAAGGTGCTCGCCGGCGGGCAGAGCCTGGTCCCCCTGATGAACATGCGCCTGGCCCGCCCGGCGAACATCATCGACATCAACCGGATCGATGCGCTGGCGTATCTCCGCCGTGAGCGCGGCGTGCTGCGGCTGGGCGCGCTCACCCGCCAGCGGGCGGCCGAGCGGTCCCCGATCATCGCGCAGCACTGTCCGATTCTCCGGGACGCGCTGCGCCTGGTGGGCCACGCGCAGATCCGAAACCGCGGGACCGTGGGCGGGAGCATCGCGCATGCGGATCCGGCCGGGGAGCTTACCGCGATCCTCCTGGCGTTGGATGGAGAGGTCACCGTGCGCGGCCCCAAGCGCACCCGGGTCATCGCGGCCGCGGACCTCTTCGTCACGTATCTCACGACCTCGCTCGACCCGCACGAGTTGCTGATCGAAGTTCGGTTTCCCCTCCCGCCCGAGGGGGCCGGATGGTCCTGGATGGAGATCGCACGTCGGCACGGCGACTTCGCCCTCGCGGGCGTCGGCGTGGTGCTGGCGGTGCGACGGGGGCGGATCGCCGAGGCCCGGATCGGGCTCACGGGGGTGGGCCCAACCCCGGTGCGGGCCGCCCAGGCCGAGCGGGGACTCGTCGGCCAGCCCCCCTCCACCGCGCTGTGGGCCGAAGCGGCGGAGGCGGTGCGCGGCGCCGTCGAACCGGACGGCGATATCCACGCTTCGGCGGAATATCGAAAGCACGTCGCCGGCGTGCTGACCCTCCGGGCGCTGCAGGAAGCGTACGAGCGCGCCCGCAAGGTGGCGTGA
- a CDS encoding DUF2877 domain-containing protein, with protein sequence MAEKDTPVATVNRAMTSRVEALSMSWRVGRAFRQEGWDGEILAVHPHSCYLMDEDGAIYAIVQESLGNGPLNLVIPAAAGHAFQHLSVGETARSNGDTLLLSDSLDVGLATAQLWDPKPYPALGADPQRLRQAVSTLLQAVTAAPPEKSLALLLPYLQEEELPAPLLKVTHFPRSHALMGGLAESLAVRNRRGLKVVTSSMAGLGPGLTPSGDDFIAGVLLALALAQDDRPDAELKEIGGMLLETAAPRTHEISAAYLKAAHAGEAGDRWHRLLGALASGDPPAIVEAARVVMETGETSGADMLSGFITAMQAIHAAPSA encoded by the coding sequence ATGGCAGAGAAAGATACCCCCGTGGCCACGGTGAACCGAGCAATGACCAGCCGCGTTGAGGCCCTCTCGATGAGTTGGCGGGTTGGTCGGGCGTTTCGCCAGGAAGGATGGGACGGCGAGATCCTCGCGGTCCACCCGCACAGCTGCTACCTGATGGACGAGGACGGGGCGATCTACGCGATCGTCCAGGAAAGCCTCGGCAACGGCCCGCTCAACCTCGTCATCCCCGCCGCCGCCGGGCACGCCTTCCAACATCTGTCGGTCGGCGAAACGGCACGGTCCAACGGCGACACGCTCCTGCTCAGCGACAGCCTCGACGTCGGGCTTGCCACCGCACAGCTCTGGGACCCGAAGCCGTACCCGGCGCTCGGCGCGGACCCGCAGCGGCTCCGCCAGGCGGTGTCGACGCTGTTGCAGGCGGTGACGGCGGCGCCCCCGGAGAAGAGCCTGGCGCTGCTGCTCCCCTATCTTCAGGAGGAGGAATTGCCCGCCCCGCTCCTCAAGGTCACCCACTTCCCGCGGAGCCACGCGCTGATGGGCGGGCTCGCGGAGTCGTTGGCGGTCCGCAACCGGCGGGGGCTCAAGGTCGTGACCTCGTCGATGGCGGGGCTGGGGCCGGGATTGACGCCGTCCGGGGACGACTTCATCGCCGGGGTGCTCCTGGCGCTCGCGCTGGCGCAGGACGACCGGCCGGACGCGGAGCTCAAAGAGATCGGCGGCATGCTGCTGGAGACGGCGGCCCCCCGCACCCACGAGATCAGCGCCGCGTACCTTAAGGCGGCGCATGCGGGCGAGGCCGGCGATCGATGGCACCGGCTGCTGGGGGCGCTTGCTTCCGGGGATCCGCCCGCGATCGTCGAGGCCGCCCGTGTGGTGATGGAGACCGGTGAAACGTCCGGAGCCGATATGCTGTCGGGATTCATCACCGCGATGCAAGCGATCCACGCCGCGCCGAGCGCCTAA
- a CDS encoding VOC family protein, with translation MGEVPDSAWSDVPGVIRIHHVGIVVRDAEEAAETYARALGLEPIVLEDYREVARVAFLRAGETLLELIQPVTEGTLWSDALRDRGEGVHHLALEVIDLRTAMTALEASGVGTLASRPQRAPGDTLSIYLDPAATGGTLIELVQQIRA, from the coding sequence ATGGGGGAGGTGCCCGATTCCGCCTGGTCGGACGTCCCCGGGGTGATCCGGATTCACCACGTGGGTATTGTGGTGCGGGACGCAGAGGAGGCCGCGGAGACCTACGCGCGTGCGCTCGGCCTCGAACCGATCGTCCTCGAGGACTATCGAGAGGTGGCGCGCGTGGCGTTCCTCCGCGCGGGCGAAACACTCCTGGAGTTGATTCAACCCGTGACCGAGGGGACGCTTTGGTCCGACGCCCTCCGCGATCGCGGCGAGGGGGTCCACCACCTCGCCCTCGAGGTGATCGACCTGCGGACGGCGATGACGGCGCTGGAGGCTTCCGGCGTCGGAACCCTCGCCTCTCGCCCGCAGCGGGCGCCGGGGGATACCCTCAGCATCTACCTGGACCCCGCCGCCACGGGCGGAACGCTGATTGAATTGGTGCAGCAGATTCGCGCCTGA
- the fdrA gene encoding acyl-CoA synthetase FdrA gives MIIRSTLRRSAYVDSVTLMRAQQALRGLPGIAEAGVVMGTEANLDLLRQAGLDPGVGATVDDLVAVVRGEALEQVEAALASLDALLRPPPGDGAARAYRPRTAAGAVRLLPGANLALISVPGRFAGSAAREALEVGLHVMLFSDNVPIAEEVRLKQAGRRRGRLCMGPDCGTAMIGGAALGFANRVRRGSIGLAAAAGTGLQEVASLVHRLGGGISHALGAGGRDLSASVGGVGMLDGLTLLGRDPATTVIVVVSKPPDPAVAARLLAHAAAIGKPAVIAFVGSPPAHAPGVLYPVATLEQAGAIAVRLAGGTVRGLDEPAVWWSSAVPRADAARARLAPSQRYLRALYSGGTLGAEAVGLLHSVLRPLHTNVSGGGGQPLASHGRSRAHTVLDLGADEFTVGRLHPMLDPTLRAGRLMQEAADPQTGVILLDVVLGEGVHADPAATLAPVIEAAGRLAGTAGRGLVVVASVCGTDEDPQNRTRQVARLEAAGVLVEESNARAAALAGAILAGDAGRRALGAAWSVPAAPRSEDHGGVGPAAPAGPPGPERSTTGVGLLDGAPRVVNVGLPLFAESLRAQGVSVIDLDWRPPAEGDRRMLDLLAKLE, from the coding sequence ATGATCATCCGAAGTACCCTGCGGCGGAGCGCGTACGTCGACTCCGTCACCCTGATGCGGGCGCAGCAGGCGCTGCGCGGTCTCCCCGGGATCGCCGAGGCCGGGGTGGTGATGGGTACCGAGGCGAATCTGGATCTTCTGCGCCAGGCCGGACTCGACCCCGGAGTCGGCGCCACGGTCGACGACCTCGTCGCCGTCGTGCGCGGGGAGGCGCTGGAGCAGGTCGAGGCCGCGCTGGCGTCCTTGGACGCGCTGCTCCGCCCCCCGCCCGGCGATGGTGCCGCCCGGGCCTACCGCCCCAGGACCGCGGCCGGTGCGGTGCGGCTGCTGCCGGGGGCCAACCTTGCGCTCATCTCCGTGCCGGGCCGGTTTGCCGGGTCGGCGGCGCGCGAGGCTCTGGAGGTCGGGCTGCACGTGATGCTGTTCAGCGACAACGTCCCGATCGCCGAGGAGGTCCGGCTGAAGCAGGCCGGCCGGCGCCGGGGCCGGCTGTGCATGGGACCGGACTGCGGCACGGCGATGATCGGCGGTGCGGCGCTCGGATTCGCGAACCGCGTGCGGCGGGGGTCGATCGGCCTCGCCGCCGCCGCGGGGACCGGACTGCAGGAGGTGGCGAGCCTCGTGCACCGGTTGGGCGGCGGAATCTCGCACGCGCTCGGCGCCGGCGGGCGGGACCTGAGTGCGTCGGTGGGGGGGGTTGGGATGCTCGACGGTCTCACGCTCCTCGGCCGCGACCCCGCCACCACGGTGATCGTCGTGGTCTCCAAGCCGCCCGATCCGGCGGTCGCCGCGCGGCTCCTGGCGCACGCCGCTGCGATCGGGAAGCCGGCGGTGATCGCGTTCGTCGGGTCCCCCCCCGCGCACGCCCCGGGGGTGCTGTACCCCGTGGCGACGCTCGAGCAGGCGGGCGCAATCGCCGTGCGGCTGGCCGGGGGGACCGTTCGGGGTCTTGATGAACCGGCGGTCTGGTGGAGCTCCGCCGTACCACGCGCGGATGCGGCCCGAGCCAGACTGGCACCCTCGCAGCGCTACCTGCGCGCCCTCTACAGCGGCGGGACGCTCGGGGCGGAGGCGGTGGGACTGCTCCACTCCGTGCTCCGTCCCCTCCACACCAACGTGTCGGGCGGCGGCGGGCAACCGCTGGCCTCTCACGGACGGAGCCGAGCGCACACCGTACTCGACCTCGGCGCGGACGAGTTCACGGTCGGGCGCCTGCACCCGATGCTCGACCCGACGCTGCGCGCCGGGCGCCTGATGCAGGAGGCGGCCGACCCCCAGACGGGCGTCATCCTGCTCGACGTCGTCTTGGGCGAGGGCGTGCACGCGGATCCGGCCGCGACCCTGGCCCCCGTGATCGAGGCGGCCGGCCGTCTGGCCGGGACGGCGGGACGGGGGCTGGTCGTGGTCGCCAGCGTCTGCGGGACGGACGAGGATCCCCAGAACCGAACGCGACAGGTCGCCCGCCTCGAAGCCGCCGGGGTGCTGGTTGAAGAGAGCAACGCGCGCGCAGCGGCGCTGGCGGGGGCCATTCTCGCCGGCGATGCGGGGAGGCGGGCGCTCGGGGCGGCCTGGAGCGTGCCCGCCGCTCCGCGGAGCGAAGATCACGGCGGGGTGGGTCCTGCTGCGCCGGCCGGGCCCCCCGGGCCCGAGCGGTCCACCACGGGGGTCGGGCTCCTCGACGGAGCGCCTCGGGTCGTGAACGTCGGGCTGCCGCTCTTCGCCGAGAGCCTCCGCGCACAGGGCGTGTCGGTGATTGATCTGGACTGGCGCCCGCCGGCGGAAGGGGATCGGAGGATGCTGGACCTGCTGGCCAAGCTGGAGTGA
- a CDS encoding ATP-binding protein, with translation MRRDEDAITTRRPHAVYQAARAAAGALSVLRGVLDDTAGRLWLELMELLAVPSPDPARVVAAYGRLFTLLAAEVELASEPPVGDAWQSHLLRRLLTDENPFSHKAERVGVSAIGPALIAQTRADLASLQRCHALDGTSIAGAVARLSGIPRVAWKRFRPLAGSEHRSAQHRMMRRIAGAKDWRGLVRDLAGYFEAHGVGLFGRYRAFRWLHSGGGRLEGIAAPDPVSLDDLVGYAMERQPVVTNTRQFVAGLPANNVLLYGDRGTGKSSTVKALLTEFHGRGLRLIEVAKEDLGDYPQIIAPLRGRRERFVLFVDDLSFEEHETQYKALKAALEGSVEVRPENVVLYATSNRRRLVREWFSDRQRPAVDDDVHSDETVQEKLSLADRFGIHVPFLIPDQDRYLRIAEVLAARCGVRLPAEEVRHRALLWSQWHNGHSCRTARQFVDSLRGEIALARTDGRRAPTRRPEGTRSRTRQRRPR, from the coding sequence TTGCGCCGCGACGAAGACGCCATAACCACCCGCCGGCCGCACGCCGTGTATCAGGCGGCGCGCGCCGCAGCGGGTGCGCTGTCCGTCCTGCGCGGCGTACTCGATGATACGGCCGGGCGCCTCTGGCTCGAGCTCATGGAGTTGCTCGCCGTCCCATCGCCGGATCCCGCCCGCGTGGTCGCTGCCTACGGACGGCTGTTTACGCTCCTTGCGGCGGAGGTTGAGCTCGCCAGCGAGCCGCCCGTCGGAGACGCTTGGCAGTCCCATCTGCTGCGGCGCCTCCTGACCGATGAGAACCCCTTCAGCCACAAGGCGGAGCGCGTCGGCGTGTCGGCCATCGGGCCGGCGCTCATCGCACAGACCCGGGCGGACCTCGCGTCGCTTCAACGATGCCACGCTTTAGACGGCACGTCGATCGCCGGCGCGGTGGCCCGCCTCAGCGGGATCCCGCGAGTGGCGTGGAAGCGGTTCCGGCCGCTTGCCGGATCCGAGCATCGGTCGGCGCAGCATCGGATGATGCGGCGCATCGCCGGGGCCAAGGACTGGAGGGGACTGGTCCGGGATCTCGCGGGGTATTTTGAGGCACACGGCGTCGGACTCTTTGGCCGGTACCGCGCCTTTCGCTGGCTCCATTCGGGCGGGGGTCGGCTCGAAGGCATCGCCGCCCCGGATCCCGTTTCCCTCGACGACCTTGTCGGCTATGCGATGGAGCGTCAGCCGGTGGTGACCAACACCCGCCAGTTTGTCGCGGGGCTCCCCGCCAACAACGTCCTCCTCTATGGGGATCGAGGCACGGGCAAGTCCTCCACGGTGAAGGCGCTGCTCACCGAGTTTCACGGCCGGGGCCTCCGCCTGATCGAAGTGGCCAAGGAGGATCTCGGCGACTACCCGCAGATCATCGCTCCGCTCCGCGGCCGACGGGAACGGTTCGTCTTGTTCGTCGACGATCTGTCGTTCGAAGAGCACGAGACGCAGTACAAGGCGCTCAAGGCGGCCCTGGAGGGGAGCGTGGAGGTTCGTCCAGAGAACGTGGTGCTGTACGCAACCAGTAACCGCCGGCGCCTGGTGCGGGAGTGGTTCAGCGACCGCCAGAGGCCCGCGGTCGACGACGACGTGCACAGTGACGAAACCGTCCAGGAGAAGCTCTCGCTGGCGGATCGGTTCGGGATCCACGTGCCGTTTCTCATTCCGGATCAGGACCGCTACCTGAGGATCGCCGAGGTGCTGGCTGCCCGGTGCGGCGTGCGCCTGCCGGCGGAGGAAGTCCGGCACCGCGCGCTGCTGTGGTCGCAGTGGCACAACGGCCACTCCTGTCGGACCGCGCGGCAGTTTGTGGACTCGCTTCGTGGGGAAATCGCCCTGGCGCGGACGGACGGTCGGCGGGCGCCGACTCGCCGGCCCGAAGGCACCCGCTCACGGACGCGGCAGCGGCGCCCCCGTTAG
- a CDS encoding acetyl-CoA carboxylase carboxyltransferase subunit alpha/beta yields MFRRPRATPPQVACPSCGLEHPAAALGPRHYVCAGCGRYLSMPSPARIAMLADPGTFKEVDRNLISVDPLQFMDRRPYRDRLVEARRATGLREAVTSGICRVDGRRIVLVVFDFGFLGGTMGSVVGEKVANAFEHATRRRIPLVSVAASGGARMQEGMLSLMQMAKVSAAAARHDSEGLAFLSILTDPTFGGVTASFASLGDVLIAEPGAQIGFVGPRVIEQTTGTPLPPDSHRAETVMRAGMVDLIVPRERLRETVAYLVGHLSRGGGSRDPVGVLPASPAVGGLAAWEQVRLARHRGRPQTRDYIAAMTTRFVELHGDRQGGDDPAIVGGLAELDGETVVIVGHQRQYLPGQTEGEGQAMADPEGYRKALRLMVLGAKFQLPVVTLIDTRGANPSYESERRGIAQTLARNLATMSRLRTPIVSVITGEGGSGGALALGVADRVLMLEHAIYSVIAPEGAAAILYRDAKKAEALSEALKLTARDLLRLGVIDAIVPEPEGGAHLDPPGAAAILRQHLLAALRDLRRIPLSRLLSRRYAKYRHIGRVGVYWREIVRREMQEALDVLSRRLPWAEGPGRGTHGGGGDDS; encoded by the coding sequence ATGTTCCGGCGGCCCCGCGCGACTCCGCCCCAGGTGGCGTGTCCCAGCTGCGGGCTCGAGCACCCCGCCGCCGCGCTGGGGCCGCGGCACTACGTCTGCGCCGGCTGCGGCCGGTACCTGTCGATGCCGTCGCCGGCCCGGATCGCCATGCTGGCGGATCCGGGGACGTTCAAAGAAGTCGACCGGAACCTCATTTCCGTGGATCCCCTCCAGTTCATGGACCGCCGGCCCTACCGGGACCGATTGGTCGAGGCCCGCCGGGCGACCGGGCTGCGGGAGGCGGTGACCAGCGGGATCTGTCGGGTCGACGGTCGCCGAATCGTCCTGGTCGTGTTCGATTTCGGGTTCCTCGGCGGGACGATGGGGTCCGTGGTGGGGGAGAAAGTGGCCAACGCTTTCGAGCACGCCACCCGCCGCCGGATCCCGCTGGTCAGCGTGGCGGCGAGCGGCGGGGCGCGCATGCAGGAGGGGATGCTCTCGCTCATGCAGATGGCCAAAGTCTCCGCGGCCGCGGCCAGGCACGACAGCGAGGGCCTGGCGTTTCTCTCCATCCTCACCGACCCGACCTTCGGCGGGGTGACCGCGAGCTTTGCCTCACTCGGCGACGTGCTCATCGCCGAGCCGGGGGCTCAGATCGGGTTCGTGGGACCGCGCGTGATCGAGCAGACCACCGGAACGCCGCTGCCTCCGGACTCCCACCGCGCCGAGACGGTCATGCGCGCGGGAATGGTCGACCTCATCGTCCCCCGCGAGCGGCTGCGCGAGACCGTGGCGTATCTCGTCGGGCACCTCAGCCGGGGGGGCGGCAGCCGCGACCCGGTGGGGGTCCTGCCGGCGTCTCCCGCGGTCGGTGGTCTGGCCGCCTGGGAGCAGGTCAGGCTGGCGCGCCACCGCGGCCGGCCGCAGACCCGGGACTACATCGCCGCGATGACGACGCGGTTTGTGGAACTGCACGGGGATCGGCAGGGCGGGGACGATCCGGCGATCGTCGGCGGGCTCGCGGAACTTGACGGCGAGACGGTGGTGATCGTCGGACACCAGCGCCAGTACCTCCCGGGGCAGACCGAGGGTGAGGGGCAGGCCATGGCCGACCCGGAGGGCTACCGGAAGGCGCTGAGGTTGATGGTGCTCGGCGCGAAGTTCCAACTCCCCGTGGTGACGCTCATCGACACCCGCGGCGCGAACCCGAGCTATGAATCGGAGCGGCGCGGGATCGCCCAGACACTCGCGCGCAACCTGGCGACGATGTCCCGCCTGCGGACCCCGATCGTCTCGGTCATCACCGGGGAAGGCGGGAGCGGGGGAGCGCTGGCGCTCGGGGTCGCGGACCGGGTGCTCATGCTCGAGCACGCGATCTACTCGGTCATCGCTCCCGAAGGCGCCGCGGCGATCCTCTACCGGGACGCGAAGAAGGCGGAGGCCCTCTCCGAGGCGCTCAAGCTCACCGCTCGCGACCTCCTGCGCCTCGGCGTCATCGACGCCATCGTGCCGGAACCCGAGGGCGGGGCACACCTCGACCCTCCGGGGGCCGCCGCCATCCTCCGGCAGCACCTGCTGGCGGCGCTGCGGGATCTCCGCCGGATTCCGCTCTCCCGGCTACTGTCCCGCCGCTATGCGAAGTACCGGCACATCGGACGCGTCGGCGTCTACTGGCGCGAGATCGTGCGGCGGGAGATGCAGGAGGCGCTCGACGTTCTCAGTCGACGGCTCCCCTGGGCGGAGGGGCCGGGGCGGGGGACGCACGGCGGAGGGGGGGACGACTCGTAA
- a CDS encoding cyclase family protein, translating into MAVKPVDMSRFRVLDLSQNFSVDSPPFAFYEGPTVKWVKKMAFEGVNAQLISSTNHIATHLDSPLHFNDPGPDVAGIPLAELFGPACVVDLAQFGVGDYDIYGPKHFELWERKYKTRIQRGDILVIHTGYHHYYNEDWYKVRNREKANLPRAFLKHPGPQQEFCDWVLARKIRWLAVDAISTDHPFNTNVRRARPDLVPEVEQKIGMPIDKAFPWPKAYQATHTYLFPRGVFHVENVGGMIDEVLNMRVWFGAFPFRFKGGEAAFCRCFAFVQK; encoded by the coding sequence ATGGCGGTCAAGCCAGTGGACATGAGCCGGTTTCGCGTGCTCGATCTCTCTCAGAACTTCAGCGTGGACTCTCCGCCGTTCGCCTTCTACGAAGGGCCAACGGTGAAGTGGGTCAAGAAGATGGCGTTCGAGGGCGTCAACGCGCAACTGATCAGCAGCACAAACCACATCGCCACGCACCTCGACTCACCGCTCCACTTCAACGACCCGGGTCCCGACGTGGCGGGCATCCCGCTCGCCGAGCTGTTCGGTCCGGCGTGTGTGGTCGACCTCGCGCAGTTTGGCGTGGGGGACTACGACATCTATGGGCCGAAGCACTTCGAGTTGTGGGAGCGCAAGTACAAGACCCGGATCCAGCGCGGGGATATCTTGGTGATTCACACCGGCTACCACCACTACTACAACGAGGACTGGTACAAGGTCCGCAACCGGGAAAAGGCCAACCTGCCCCGGGCATTCCTCAAGCACCCCGGTCCGCAACAGGAGTTCTGCGACTGGGTCCTTGCTCGGAAGATCCGCTGGCTGGCCGTCGACGCCATCTCGACGGATCATCCATTTAATACCAACGTGCGCCGGGCGCGCCCTGACCTCGTGCCAGAGGTCGAGCAGAAGATCGGGATGCCGATCGACAAGGCGTTCCCCTGGCCCAAAGCGTATCAGGCTACCCATACCTACCTGTTTCCCAGGGGGGTGTTCCACGTCGAGAATGTCGGCGGGATGATCGACGAGGTCTTGAACATGCGGGTGTGGTTCGGCGCCTTCCCGTTCCGCTTTAAAGGCGGCGAAGCGGCGTTCTGCCGGTGTTTCGCTTTCGTCCAGAAGTAG
- a CDS encoding cupin domain-containing protein, producing the protein MAKFAIVDSEHMHKDVGYEPPLVIAFGIDKHSVHSTTVTMGRTTIPPRGRNQAHYHSCEASFFIRKGKLKLYMGAERTEYTVTENQFVFVPPGVIHGLENLSETETAELIFTYGDCPSKDEAGTVFVEKPWAAPPR; encoded by the coding sequence ATGGCGAAGTTCGCCATCGTCGATTCGGAGCACATGCACAAGGATGTGGGCTACGAACCGCCCCTCGTCATCGCCTTTGGGATCGACAAACACAGCGTCCACTCGACCACCGTCACGATGGGACGGACGACGATTCCCCCGAGGGGCCGCAATCAGGCCCACTACCATTCGTGCGAAGCGTCGTTTTTTATCCGGAAAGGGAAGTTGAAGCTGTACATGGGCGCAGAGCGCACCGAGTACACCGTGACCGAGAACCAGTTTGTGTTCGTTCCACCCGGTGTCATCCATGGCTTGGAGAACCTGAGCGAAACCGAGACGGCCGAGCTGATTTTCACCTACGGCGACTGCCCGAGCAAGGACGAAGCCGGGACGGTGTTCGTGGAGAAGCCCTGGGCGGCGCCCCCCCGGTAG
- a CDS encoding (2Fe-2S)-binding protein, which produces MRRREITLRVNGTTFTASAEPRKTLADFIREDCGLTGTHLGCEHGVCGACTILMNGQTVRSCLMFAVQAEGAELMTVEGLADGDRLHAIQQAYWDHHALQCGFCTPGFLMTTVEFLQDHPQPTEREIREGLAGNLCRCTGYQNIVKAVAAASQMVAADPHWVPRWASPEPPTAARASAGNGGTPTSRKRTTRSKPVKPSRSPRRRRPKR; this is translated from the coding sequence ATGCGGCGCCGGGAGATCACCCTCCGGGTCAACGGGACGACCTTCACCGCATCCGCGGAGCCGCGGAAGACGCTCGCCGATTTCATCCGCGAGGACTGCGGGCTCACGGGGACGCACCTCGGGTGCGAGCACGGAGTGTGCGGCGCCTGCACGATCCTCATGAACGGCCAGACCGTGCGGTCGTGCCTCATGTTCGCGGTGCAGGCGGAAGGGGCCGAACTGATGACGGTCGAGGGGCTGGCGGACGGGGACCGCCTGCACGCGATCCAACAGGCGTATTGGGATCACCACGCCCTGCAGTGCGGGTTCTGCACGCCGGGGTTCCTGATGACGACGGTGGAGTTTCTCCAGGACCACCCGCAGCCGACCGAGCGGGAGATCCGCGAGGGACTGGCGGGCAACCTCTGCCGGTGCACGGGGTATCAAAACATCGTCAAGGCGGTCGCGGCCGCCTCGCAGATGGTCGCCGCAGATCCGCACTGGGTGCCGCGCTGGGCTTCGCCCGAACCTCCGACCGCGGCGCGCGCATCCGCGGGGAACGGCGGGACCCCGACGTCGAGGAAACGCACCACCCGGTCCAAACCCGTCAAGCCCTCGCGATCCCCACGACGACGCCGGCCGAAGCGCTGA
- a CDS encoding CaiB/BaiF CoA-transferase family protein, whose translation MRPLDDLTVVDLTRALAGPYCTMMLADLGARVIKVETPDAGDDTRGWGPPFYEGESAYFLSINRNKQSLTLNLKDQRGRDLLLRLLRRADVLVENFRPGTMDRLGMGYAAVHDLVPRLVYCSISGFGQTGPYRERAAYDLIVQGMGGIMGITGEPDGAPMRVGVAVADICAGMFAAYGILAGLRVRERTGAGQWIDAAMLDGQVAWMTYMAANYFATGEDPRRVGSAHLNLVPYQPFPTRDGFVNVAVGSEGLWQRFCDAVELPIAADPRFATNADRVRHREELLAVLLPVFARRSTAEWVERLLGGGVPAGPIYRMHEVMEDPQVRHREMVVELPHPRAGRIRVNGIPVKLSETPGAVVSPPPQLGEHSEAILREVGCPDQEIAALRRDRVI comes from the coding sequence GTGCGACCGCTCGACGACCTGACCGTGGTGGACCTGACCCGCGCCTTGGCGGGGCCCTACTGCACGATGATGCTTGCCGATCTCGGCGCGCGCGTGATCAAGGTCGAGACCCCGGACGCTGGCGACGACACGCGGGGCTGGGGGCCGCCGTTCTACGAAGGCGAGAGCGCGTACTTCCTCAGCATCAATCGGAACAAGCAGAGTCTCACCTTGAACCTCAAGGATCAGCGGGGACGAGACCTGCTCCTCCGCCTCCTCCGGCGGGCGGACGTCTTGGTCGAGAACTTCCGCCCGGGGACGATGGACCGCCTGGGCATGGGGTACGCCGCCGTCCACGACCTCGTGCCTCGGCTCGTCTACTGCTCGATCTCCGGGTTCGGCCAGACCGGACCGTATCGTGAGCGCGCCGCCTACGACCTCATCGTCCAGGGCATGGGTGGAATCATGGGGATCACGGGGGAGCCCGATGGCGCTCCGATGCGGGTCGGCGTCGCCGTGGCCGACATCTGTGCCGGGATGTTCGCGGCGTACGGGATCCTGGCCGGGCTCCGGGTCCGCGAGCGCACCGGGGCGGGGCAGTGGATCGACGCCGCGATGCTCGACGGGCAGGTGGCGTGGATGACCTACATGGCCGCCAATTACTTCGCCACCGGTGAGGATCCGAGGCGCGTCGGTTCGGCCCACCTCAACCTCGTCCCCTACCAGCCGTTCCCCACCCGCGACGGGTTCGTGAACGTCGCGGTCGGCAGCGAGGGGCTGTGGCAGCGCTTTTGCGACGCGGTGGAGCTCCCGATCGCCGCCGACCCCCGCTTCGCCACCAACGCCGACCGCGTGCGGCACCGCGAGGAGCTCCTCGCGGTGCTCCTGCCGGTGTTCGCCCGGCGCAGCACCGCGGAATGGGTGGAGCGCCTCCTGGGGGGAGGCGTCCCGGCGGGCCCGATCTACCGGATGCACGAGGTGATGGAAGACCCGCAGGTACGGCATCGGGAGATGGTGGTCGAGCTGCCGCACCCGCGGGCCGGCCGGATCCGGGTGAACGGGATCCCCGTGAAATTGTCCGAGACCCCCGGCGCGGTGGTCTCTCCGCCGCCGCAATTGGGGGAGCACTCGGAGGCGATCCTGCGGGAGGTGGGATGCCCTGATCAGGAGATCGCCGCGCTCCGCCGCGACCGAGTGATCTAG